AATAATCTCATAAGCTCGAAGTCCTCCATCTGCACATGTGTAGATAAAACCTTCAGCAAGCACAGATCTCCCTCTCAAAAATCTACTTTCAGACCACTCTGTAGGCTGAACTATTGGCAATGAACTTGAAATATCAGAATATGCCCTGACGATACTCCATGTATCCTTGTCCAGGTCAAACAAAAAACAGCACTCAGTTTTTCTATCACAAACCACGAAGGATTTATCACTCAGGACCGCATATCCAGACAGCTCAACCTTCTTTTCCAGGTCAACAGACCTTTGGATGTTGTGAGGCACCCATTCATGTGTATCAGACAAGTGATAGACACCTCCAAGAGTATCACTTATAGCAATGATATTGGAACCAACTGCAAGAACGAGAGATATTGAAAAATCAGTTCCAGTAGGCCCTGTTGCCTCCAAGCTAATGACAGATCCCTTATCCAAACTAAGAACATGTATATCTTTCCTTTTGTCTGGGACAGCATATATGGATTTTCTGTCACAGGTGAAGTGCCACGGGAAAGGCTGTTCCATCAGATCATCCGGATCAGAACATACAAATGTATCCATCACGCCGTACGGTTTGAGATTCTGGTTATGGCATGCCAACTTTCCATCCCTAATATTAATCTTAAACACAGTTGCATGACTAGGAGCTTGGCAAACAATATACAGATCTTTGGTCGTTTGGATTACAGACTTCTCAAGCCTGAGAGCAAGTATGTAAGGCGATTTACTGAAAAACTTTCTGAGAATTGTACAAAAGGGGAAAACGGGTCATTTAAGCATCAAACAAGCAATAAGCCTTAAAGATGAAGTTAGAGGCAGAAGATTTAAGACCTGCAACAAGTAAGCATCTTGGAAGATTCTGCCACATTGGAGGTGGCTGGACCCATCAACTCAAGTCTCATTGAAGGTGTCATTTCATTCTCTCTCTTCTTTTTTGCAGGGGGCAGTGTATTCTCCTCATACTCCCTAGTGGTCAAGCAAACAAAACATTTATTAGCAGAAGTAAGACTTAGTTACTTGTGACTGAAAAAGGAACCCATACCACAATGGAAGTATTTTAGCTACAGAACTTTCCAATACCAGATTGATATAATTCTGTTAACAATGTGATGCCAAGACAGAAACTAGAGGCCTTATAAGCAAACGAGAAAGGAAACTACTCAGGAAGAAAAATCAATTACCGCAGAAAGCAGAACATGTAGTCCGACAGGCTAGACTTGCTTGGATCAATATCTAATCGGCGGCAGGTGGAATGCAAAACTTGGACACCTTTGGGGATAAAGTGCTCATGGCTGCTCCCACTATTGCCAATTACTTGGAAGGTGGTTATTAACACATGGAAAGTATCACAATTGCAATAGCGCTGCCAACCGTAGGACGGCACACTGATCCAGACGAAGCACATGACCTGGCCACCCAGATGTGTGAGAAATCCAGAGCCCTCGCGACCGAAAGGACAGAGACGATCAACAATAGTAGGCATCGCCATCCAGTACTGGCGCTGATCTTGATCATAGCACAGCTTGTAGGCATAAATAATATTGTCACGGAGGAAGTAGATGGTGTCATGTTCTTCAACGTACAGGCCACGACCACAGATAGGGATGTAGTCAATAACGACCTCGCCACGAATCCAGGCAGAGGGGTCAAAGGTGGGGGCCTTGGTGTCGGTCTTGACGGCAGTCCAGGCACAGGTGGCGCAGTTGAAGACGACGAAGAGGCGCTCTGGCTCCAAGGAAAGCAGGATGGTGTCATGAACCACAGCATACCCATATATGCCGCAGTCTGTCACCTCCATGGTGGCGACCTGCACCCACTTCTCTGATTCCTTGTCAAGGCGTAGCATCACGAGAGAGGTTGGGCCACAGTGGTTGAGGAAACCTAGCGTCCAGAGTTTGCCAGCGGCCGAGATGGGGCAGGTCGACATGAAGGAGAGCGGCGGAAGGTGAGGCGTTGAATGTAAGCTGATCCTCGTGTCGGCAGCATTGAGCTCCAGAAGAAGCTCCATGGGACAGGGGGGGCTGGCTTCGCCACCGGCAACATGGACATTGAAATCCAAGCAGAAGAGGCAGAGCGCGAGCGAGCGGCCGTCggcgctcggcgtggcggcggcggcgctgattCGCACCAACTCGCCCTTGGCATCGTAGTCGACGTCGTTTAAGATCTCGAGGGCGTCGTCGCTCCGGCCGAGGACGCGGCCGGACCGCGCGACGCGGAACCGGCGCAGGCGTATCAGACTGGTTCCAGCAGAGGAGGGCGGGTGGTAGCCGATGAGCAGCGACCACGCCGCCCGGTGATCTGCGCCGAGCGGGGTGCGGTCGTAGTCCCTGCCGGGGGCAACGGGCGGAATCCGCGATGAGCAGCGCGTAAGCCAGCAGCAGAAGCACCGGCCGAAAGTGCAGCCGGAATCCTCGACGGCCGCCACCAGCGGCTCCAGCTCCATCGTGGATTGGATTCGGCACACTAGGGCTTTGTTTTCCTTCCCCTTTCTAGGTCAGAAACTAACTTATGAAATTATGAAACTAAACCAACCGGAATCACATTAATCGGAGCTGTCGAACGTGAGATACTTTCAATAAACAAGTGGACTATGTCTGACAATATCACGAAAAGGTTGATCCTAGTTCCGTGATTAAGTAAAAACTATGAGCCCCCTTGATGAAAACATTGGCAATACCGTTCTACAATGAACACTGACATTTTCTTCAACaagagggggaggggggggggggcgtctTTTTTTCCTCTTCCTAGATCTATTTCTTTTCCTATCTTATAAACACGAGTGAAATGGCCCAGCTACTCCAGATGCATCACGAGTACTGGTAGCGAAGTCCTTTTTCCCATCAATTGCGATTATTTATTTGGTGTACAAAACAGAAAACAATAATGCGCCGATTTCAATTTTAGcttggaaaagaaaagaaaacgtAGAAAAATCCGTTCTGCAAACGTGGCCCCGTTCTCCATCGCTTCCCCCCACAGTCCACCCTGGATCGAGCGCGAcccttctctccctctgacCATCTCCCCCCCACGATCCGACGCCGGCCGAGGACCCCTAGCCGGCGGCGACCATGGCGTTCGGCGAGCGCATCACCACCTTCGAGGACAGCGAGAAGGAGAGCGAGTACGGATACGTCCGCAAGGTTCGCCTCCTGCACCCCCTCCTACTCATCCTCCCCCTGTTACCGGATGAACAGACCCTACAGCTCGTCTCACATGGTATCTGCTGCGCGGGTGCGATAGCCTATCGGATCGTCTCTGCATCACGGAACTTTAGCCTtcctgtgtgtgtgtgttgtcCCGATCATTTCGTTGGGGGTATCTGAGTGCAGGTATGTGCTGCCCGTAGTTGTCATGCCGCTTTGCTGAAGATTCCAGTGAACCAGAGATATTCGAGTCAAAGTTGAATTGCCAGGGAATTTGTTGACTTGGGCGGTCGAATTTTTAGGGTTCAGATGGCTTTGGATTGCAAGGTGCTGTTCATGGGTGTGGATTGCTGGGATGTTGAGTGTTGAGTGTAGCAGTGTGTTTTCAGTTAGCTAGAATATGCAGTAACTAGTCTGGTCGTGTAATTTGCAGTCAGTGCGTGGATAATGCAACCTAGCAATTGTAGTTGGGACTTAGTCAGTTTAGGCAATAATTTAGTCATTACTTCATACTGCAGTCTCTTATGATGTATTTCTATCTCATGTCCTCTTCTAGGTCTCTGGACCTGTGGTGGTGGCTGATGGAATGGGTGGTGCTGCCATGTATGAACTTGTTCGTGTTGGTCATGACAACCTCATTGGAGAAATTATTCGTCTTGAGGGAGACTCAGCTACAATTCAAGGTAT
The genomic region above belongs to Panicum hallii strain FIL2 chromosome 4, PHallii_v3.1, whole genome shotgun sequence and contains:
- the LOC112891194 gene encoding uncharacterized protein LOC112891194: MELEPLVAAVEDSGCTFGRCFCCWLTRCSSRIPPVAPGRDYDRTPLGADHRAAWSLLIGYHPPSSAGTSLIRLRRFRVARSGRVLGRSDDALEILNDVDYDAKGELVRISAAAATPSADGRSLALCLFCLDFNVHVAGGEASPPCPMELLLELNAADTRISLHSTPHLPPLSFMSTCPISAAGKLWTLGFLNHCGPTSLVMLRLDKESEKWVQVATMEVTDCGIYGYAVVHDTILLSLEPERLFVVFNCATCAWTAVKTDTKAPTFDPSAWIRGEVVIDYIPICGRGLYVEEHDTIYFLRDNIIYAYKLCYDQDQRQYWMAMPTIVDRLCPFGREGSGFLTHLGGQVMCFVWISVPSYGWQRYCNCDTFHVLITTFQVIGNSGSSHEHFIPKGVQVLHSTCRRLDIDPSKSSLSDYMFCFLREYEENTLPPAKKKRENEMTPSMRLELMGPATSNVAESSKMLTCCRKFFSKSPYILALRLEKSVIQTTKDLYIVCQAPSHATVFKINIRDGKLACHNQNLKPYGVMDTFVCSDPDDLMEQPFPWHFTCDRKSIYAVPDKRKDIHVLSLDKGSVISLEATGPTGTDFSISLVLAVGSNIIAISDTLGGVYHLSDTHEWVPHNIQRSVDLEKKVELSGYAVLSDKSFVVCDRKTECCFLFDLDKDTWSIVRAYSDISSSLPIVQPTEWSESRFLRGRSVLAEGFIYTCADGGLRAYEIIKVQDSYCLSEGIFLKFPWLKYWGSDRMCLDYVGQDTASGAIMFCVVQGNNYDQHRLDAPDKHRVLITTIQIKTERTSRFTLKPVAVGHADGGTSFVGQDGGPIWTSSCFAP